One segment of Synchiropus splendidus isolate RoL2022-P1 chromosome 4, RoL_Sspl_1.0, whole genome shotgun sequence DNA contains the following:
- the jarid2b gene encoding protein Jumonji isoform X2, with amino-acid sequence MLSFPACSQGSLANGQLNGSGSLGSHKDGGSLHSQSSYCDDMPAKKRPRLQAQRKFAQSQPNSPSTTPIKVAEPGNLNTSQATVPTSSLSSISTSSLSSFIQDLSRRKPKTEDFLTFLCLRGSSALPNNMAYFGSSQEEDDLEEDQEEDVEEVKNGVHSHGATSSNQASVSSCHSTPRKGRIPTRQPLNGHVFNNHGKAGTRESPRPKVGAHSRDVPPPPPLLRERSERAEAREQIRLQQALASSRRTANGLPPRRAAEELRKQFTKVNGLTRAGSARAAINAKKDRDFRLPSKTVKKYTATVSKGHVTYTKAKQRELGRKTKLHSSSRHNCASASANNHNQHSQPAASSRLAHSGKAAATAHHSNAKTRKQVLLSNGLHNMTAGTRLNGRLNGQRHNSLPKDFEKRHLQNGHVECSVREGLRNSKRRLEVVLTPVGPGAAEKTSGTEAKKAKLLALPLETRSSSSSKKALPHEKIQTPTAKPTTPICNGHVSESLPSTPKLTPSSLPPTPLNKQLPPSSTPAANTASVNQRPKRASAGKLMLIRQAQQQLSRSHGRSSSSSPSSGQNHVKTSSTTSNPHLTSVTSSTTSSLLPSANGPGETRQAVVRSAERDKEWEREKEMMRRKEREQEKEWERQRSWAEGWGALGDVPIFRPVPREFQDPLVYLDAVREQAEAAGMCRVVPPPDWRPECKLSEEMRFVTQVQRVHMLGRRWGPNVQRLACIRKHLKSQGITMEEPPVIGGCEVDLARFFQLINDMGGMQQVMDLKKWTKLADLLRIPKSAQDRLAKLQEAYLQYLLSYDSLSADERLRLQTEVLQEKKQLESRRGPLEGFLDSSTPSALALPRYEPKNGLVGGIVGGAQVPHRTNGVYHRLKELEAQVKAGRRRLFAQEKHGKEDKQHVEEQEEDDQSVVGDQHKCIYKGKSVSLTNFFRIARNTMTMCFNKEPGAAEVEQEYWRLVEQRDSHVAVHCGKVDTSTHGSGFPTGKSEPFSKHGWNLTVLPNNSGSILRHLGAVPGVTIPWLNIGMVFSTSCWSRDQNRLPYIDYLHTGADCIWYSVPAEEKAKLDKVVHTLLQANGTPGLEMLEKSIMISPELLCREGIKVYRTVQRSGQFVVCFPGAFVSKVCCGYSVSETVHFATPHWMNLGYQAAKDLKCRRIAKPFSMEKLLYQIATAESKRDNGLLLTTISSLLKDLRNIEMHHRQELFKAGLLSSARYGTHDSSLVPSEARKKARGKWLALESSERRCQICQDLCYLSMVVQETDNVVFCLECALRYVEKHKSCRGLKMMYRYDEEQIDSLVRQVCGRAMVKNGGSGGAVIVGAMGDSCHSPPPQKRGPRKRSSVEVALSRLSSSHMPKAAAVS; translated from the exons GTTCATCAGCCCTGCCCAACAACATGGCTTACTTTGGAAGCTCTCAGGAGGAGGATGACCTGGAGGAAGACCAGGAGGAggatgtggaggaggtgaagaatgGAGTTCACTCCCATGGTGCAACCAGCAGCAACCAGGCCTCCGTCTCCTCCTGCCACTCAACACCTCGCAAAGGCAGGATTCCTACCAGGCAGCCACTCAACGGACATG TTTTCAACAACCATGGAAAAGCAGGAACCAGAGAGAGTCCCAGGCCCAAGGTGGGAGCTCACAGCAGGGATGTTCCTCCTCCGCCGCCCCTGCTGAGGGAGCGCAGCGAGCGGGCAGAAGCTCGGGAGCAAATCAGGTTGCAGCAGGCCTTGGCCAGCAGTCGCCGTACTGCCAATGGGCTGCCACCGAGAAGAGCTGCTGAGGAGCTACGCAAACAG TTTACCAAGGTGAATGGACTGACTCGAGCAGGATCGGCACGAGCTGCCATCAATGCCAAGAAGGACCGTGACTTCCGACTGCCGTCCAAAACTGTGAAGAAGTACACAGCCACTGTGTCCAAGGGCCATGTCACCTACACCAAAGCCAAACAGCGAGAACTGGGCAGGAAAACCAaactccacagcagcagcagacacaacTGCGCCTCGGCGTCAGCGAACAATCACAATCAGCACAGCCAGCCAGCAGCCAGCAGCAGGCTGGCCCACTCAGGAAAAGCAGCGGCAACAGCCCACCACAGCAATGCAAAAACACGCAAACAGGTGCTACTATCTAACGGGCTTCACAATATGACGGCCGGAACCCGCCTCAACGGTCGGCTCAATGGACAGCGGCACAATTCGCTGCCCAAGGACTTTGAGAAGAGACATTTGCAGAATGGTCACGTGGAGTGTTCGGTAAGGGAGGGCCTGCGCAACTCCAAGCGACGGCTGGAGGTCGTGCTGACACCAGTGGGGCCGGGGGCCGCCGAGAAGACCAGTGGCACTGAGGCCAAAAAGGCCAAACTTCTGGCTTTGCCTCTGGaaacacgcagcagcagcagcagcaagaaaGCGCTCCCTCATGAAAAGATTCAGACGCCAACTGCCAAGCCCACCACTCCAATTTGTAATGGACATGTGTCAGAATCGCTCCCCTCTACTCCTAAACTGACTCCATCCTCACTTCCACCCACTCCCCTAAACAAACAACTCCCGCCTTCTTCTACACCAGCAGCCAACACAGCGTCGGTGAACCAGCGACCTAAACGGGCGTCGGCGGGAAAGCTGATGTTGATTCGACaagcacagcagcagctgagcaggTCACATGGCcgcagctccagctcctcccctTCGTCAGGGCAGAATCACGTAAAGACTTCAAGCACTACCTCAAATCCTcatctgacctctgtcacctcctccaccacctcgtCTCTGCTTCCTTCCGCCAACGGCCCTGGAGAGACCAGACAAGCAGTAGTGCGATCTGCCGAACGCGACAAGGAGTGGGAGCGCGAGAAGGAAATGATGCGTCGGAAGGAGCGTGAGCAGGAGAAGGAGTGGGAGAGGCAGCGGAGCTGGGCAGAAGGCTGGGGCGCTCTTGGGGACGTCCCCATCTTTAGACCGGTGCCCCGGGAGTTCCAGGACCCCCTGGTGTACTTGGATGCAGTGAGGGAACAGGCTGAGGCAGCCGGCATGTGCCGCGTGGTGCCACCTCCAGACTGGCGGCCGGAATGCAAATTGAGCGAAGAGATGCGTTTTGTGACACAGGTTCAGAGAGTGCACATGCTGGGACGGCGCTGGGGCCCCAATGTGCAACGGCTGGCGTGCATCCGCAAACACCTCAAATCTCAGGGCATTACCATGGAGGAGCCACCCGTCATCG GCGGCTGTGAAGTGGACTTGGCTCGTTTTTTCCAGCTCATCAACGATATGGGCGGCATGCAGCAGGTGATGGACCTGAAGAAGTGGACCAAGCTGGCCGACCTTCTGCGCATCCCAAAGTCGGCGCAGGACCGGCTGGCCAAGCTGCAGGAGGCGTACCTCCAGTACCTTCTCTCATATGACTCGCTCAGCGCGGATGAGCGCCTCCGGCTGCAGACCGAGGTACTGCAGGAGAAAAAGCAGCTGGAGTCTCGGCGGGGACCTTTGGAAGGGTTCTTGGACTCCTCAACTCCAAGTGCACTGGCGCTACCCCGCTATGAGCCCAAGAACGGGCTAGTCGGTGGGATAGTGGGAGGGGCACAAGTACCACACCGCACTAACGGAGTCTACCACCgtctgaaggagctggaggctCAGGTCAAAGCAGGCCGGCGCCGGCTGTTTGCTCAGGAAAAACACGGCAAAGAGGACAAGcagcatgtggaggagcaggaggaggatgacCAAAGTGTTGTGGGCGACCAACACAAGTGTATTTACAAG GGGAAATCGGTGTCGTTGACGAACTTCTTCAGGATCGCCCGGAACACCATGACTATGTGCTTTAACAAGGAGCCTGGAGCTGCCGAGGTGGAG CAAGAGTACTGGAGGCTtgtggagcagagagacagCCACGTGGCGGTGCATTGTGGGAAGGTGGACACTAGCACTCATGGAAGTGGTTTCCCGACAGGAAAATCAGAGCCATTTTCAAA ACACGGATGGAACCTCACTGTCCTCCCCAATAACTCTGGATCCATCCTGAGACATCTTGGTGCTGTGCCAG GGGTGACCATTCCCTGGCTAAACATTGGCATGGTCTTTTCTACCTCATGCTGGTCTCGAGACCAAAATCGCCTTCCGTATATTGATTACTTACACACTGGTGCTGACTGCATTTG GTATTCTGTCCCTGCTGAGGAGAAGGCTAAACTGGACAAGGTGGTCCACACACTGCTGCAGGCCAATGGGACCCCAGGACTGGAGATGTTAGAGAAAAGCATCATG ATCTCTCCGGAGTTGCTGTGTCGCGAGGGTATCAAGGTTTACCGCACCGTCCAGCGGAGCGGTCAGTTCGTGGTCTGCTTCCCCGGTGCCTTCGTCTCCAAAGTTTGCTGCGGCTACAGCGTGTCAGAGACGGTGCACTTCGCCACGCCACACTGGATGAACCTCGGCTATCAAGCAGCAAAG GACCTGAAATGTCGGCGTATCGCCAAACCTTTCTCCATGGAGAAGCTACTGTACCAGATTGCCACAGCCGAGTCCAAGCGAGACAACGGTCTCCTCCTCACCACCATCTCCTCCCTCCTCAAAGACCTCAG GAACATAGAGATGCATCATCGGCAGGAACTTTTCAAAGCGGGTCTGCTCTCCTCCGCCCGCTACGGCACTCACGACAGCAGCCTGGTGCCCAGTGAGGCGCGGAAGAAAGCTCGCGGTAAATGGCTGGCTCTGGAGTCGTCGGAGCGCCGCTGCCAGATCTGCCAGGACCTCTGTTACTTATCCATG GTGGTCCAGGAGACTGACAACGTGGTCTTCTGTCTGGAGTGCGCCCTGCGCTACGTGGAGAAGCACAAGTCCTGCCGAGGCCTTAAGATGATGTACCGTTACGATGAG GAGCAAATTGACAGCTTGGTGAGGCAGGTGTGTGGGAGAGCCATGGTGAAGAACGGAGGCAGCGGCGGCGCCGTCATCGTAGGAGCGATGGGCGATTCGTGTCACTCCCCCCCACCGCAGAAGCGAGGGCCTCGGAAACGCTCCTCTGTGGAAGTGGCCCTGTCCCGCCTGTCCTCTAGCCACATGCCCAAGGCCGCCGCTGTGTCCTGA
- the dtnbp1b gene encoding dystrobrevin binding protein 1b isoform X2, with protein MTTTPGSTDGSQRNSLELDAEHAQRVPGAEQGGAPNPQVKLKDRQKFFEEAFQQDMEQYLSTGYLQITERRGSMSSMEVNVDMLEQMDLMDMSDHEALDVFLHSGGEDNSAASPVAGPDVESFTTEISLQVPTQTELRHKLSSLSSTCTDSASQDTEGGEDEEEEEEEPEHQGGGGAEGRRRRRPPVVVTLDEEDVTPDTALVDSSSRDCEKVPPKV; from the exons tggagcTGGACGCGGAGCACGCACAGCGAGTTCCTGGTGCCGAGCAGGGAGGCGCCCCGAATCCCCAGGTGAAGCTGAAAGACCGGCAGAAGTTCTTTGAGGAAGCTTTTCAGCAGGACATGGAGCAGTACCTGTCAACAGGTTACCTCCAGATCACAGAGAGGCGAG GAAGCATGTCGTCCATGGAGGTGAACGTGGACATGCTGGAGCAGATGGATCTGATGGACATGTCCGACCACGAGGCTCTGGATGTGTTTTTACACTCGGGTGGAGAAGACAACAGTGCTGCCTCACCTGTTGCTG GTCCCGATGTCGAGTCCTTCACCACCGAAATCAGCCTCCAGGTGCCCACCCAGACGGAGCTTCGCCACAAactctcctcgctctcctccacctgcaccgACTCGGCCAGCCAGGACACGGAGGGaggggaggacgaggaggaggaggaggaggagcctgaaCACCAGGGAGGTGGCGGAGCGgaggggagaaggaggaggcgacCTCCTGTGGTGGTGACCCTGGACGAGGAGGACGTGACCCCCGACACGGCGCTGgtggactccagcagcagagactgtGAGAAGGTTCCACCCAAGGTTTGA
- the dtnbp1b gene encoding dystrobrevin binding protein 1b isoform X1, with protein sequence MTTTPGSTDGSQRNSLELDAEHAQRVPGAEQGGAPNPQVKLKDRQKFFEEAFQQDMEQYLSTGYLQITERREPIGSMSSMEVNVDMLEQMDLMDMSDHEALDVFLHSGGEDNSAASPVAGPDVESFTTEISLQVPTQTELRHKLSSLSSTCTDSASQDTEGGEDEEEEEEEPEHQGGGGAEGRRRRRPPVVVTLDEEDVTPDTALVDSSSRDCEKVPPKV encoded by the exons tggagcTGGACGCGGAGCACGCACAGCGAGTTCCTGGTGCCGAGCAGGGAGGCGCCCCGAATCCCCAGGTGAAGCTGAAAGACCGGCAGAAGTTCTTTGAGGAAGCTTTTCAGCAGGACATGGAGCAGTACCTGTCAACAGGTTACCTCCAGATCACAGAGAGGCGAG AGCCAATAGGAAGCATGTCGTCCATGGAGGTGAACGTGGACATGCTGGAGCAGATGGATCTGATGGACATGTCCGACCACGAGGCTCTGGATGTGTTTTTACACTCGGGTGGAGAAGACAACAGTGCTGCCTCACCTGTTGCTG GTCCCGATGTCGAGTCCTTCACCACCGAAATCAGCCTCCAGGTGCCCACCCAGACGGAGCTTCGCCACAAactctcctcgctctcctccacctgcaccgACTCGGCCAGCCAGGACACGGAGGGaggggaggacgaggaggaggaggaggaggagcctgaaCACCAGGGAGGTGGCGGAGCGgaggggagaaggaggaggcgacCTCCTGTGGTGGTGACCCTGGACGAGGAGGACGTGACCCCCGACACGGCGCTGgtggactccagcagcagagactgtGAGAAGGTTCCACCCAAGGTTTGA